From the Mycoplasmatota bacterium genome, one window contains:
- the istB gene encoding IS21-like element helper ATPase IstB → MTTAHEQLISNLEYLKLKEMKNHLDDTINFINKNNLSFVDGLIKLTTYEIDYKEASMIKAMVKVGAFPHYKELKDFDFSFQENINKEQILDFESHRFIHQCENIVFMGTSGVGKTHLSTSIGISAAKKRISTYFIKCHDLIAQLKKAKLENRLNDRLKHFTKYKLLIIDELGYLPIDKEDSKLFFQLIDRRYEKRSTIITTNINFSNWDDIFKDPVIANAILDRVLHHAHVVNITGKSYRLKNYFIEEN, encoded by the coding sequence ATGACAACAGCACACGAGCAATTAATCTCAAATTTAGAATATTTAAAATTAAAAGAAATGAAAAATCATTTAGACGATACTATTAACTTTATTAATAAAAATAATCTATCTTTCGTTGATGGGCTTATTAAGTTAACAACATATGAAATTGATTATAAAGAGGCTAGTATGATCAAAGCTATGGTTAAAGTAGGGGCGTTCCCCCATTACAAAGAATTGAAGGATTTTGACTTCTCTTTCCAAGAAAATATAAACAAAGAACAAATATTAGATTTTGAGAGTCATAGATTCATCCATCAATGCGAGAACATCGTTTTTATGGGAACGAGTGGTGTTGGTAAAACCCACTTATCTACATCAATAGGTATATCTGCTGCGAAGAAGCGCATATCAACTTACTTTATAAAATGTCATGATTTGATAGCCCAGTTAAAGAAAGCTAAGTTAGAAAATCGCTTAAACGATAGGCTCAAGCATTTTACCAAGTACAAATTATTGATTATTGATGAACTAGGCTATTTACCTATCGACAAAGAAGATTCTAAATTGTTCTTTCAGCTAATAGATAGACGATATGAAAAACGAAGTACGATAATTACAACCAACATTAACTTTTCTAATTGGGATGATATTTTTAAAGACCCTGTAATAGCTAACGCTATCCTTGATCGAGTTCTTCATCATGCTCATGTAGTTAACATTACAGGTAAATCTTATCGACTTAAAAATTACTTTATCGAAGAAAATTAA
- a CDS encoding IS6 family transposase: MDETYLRLNGEWMYLYKAVDSNGDTIDFWLSRKRDKKAAKKFFRKSLRSPHNSNPRVIMTDKFAATEVTILSEIKLKRLDPKTQHRKSKYMNNIIEQDHRYIKRITNKILGFKHFKSACSVI, translated from the coding sequence ATGGATGAAACATATCTACGATTAAATGGGGAATGGATGTATTTATATAAAGCTGTTGACTCAAATGGTGATACAATTGACTTCTGGTTATCTAGAAAACGTGATAAAAAAGCTGCTAAAAAGTTCTTTAGAAAATCATTACGTTCTCCTCATAATAGTAATCCTAGAGTTATTATGACAGATAAATTTGCTGCTACAGAAGTAACAATTTTAAGTGAAATAAAATTGAAAAGGCTGGATCCAAAGACTCAGCATAGAAAATCTAAATATATGAATAATATTATCGAGCAGGATCATCGATATATCAAGAGGATAACCAATAAGATACTTGGATTCAAGCATTTTAAATCTGCCTGTTCTGTAATCTAG
- a CDS encoding GNAT family N-acetyltransferase, with product MRKTIISDNKEVKQFLGINSSNITSVLPIKNRNFNIWFLCSDNDQIIGFLSFDDMDNDVKFIKSFYIVPTFRKRGYAKYFINNLHENYSKLECRINPGINIMYKLVKSVGMRGEKSTFSKMLSLDTESH from the coding sequence ATGCGAAAAACAATAATATCTGACAACAAAGAAGTCAAACAATTCTTAGGTATAAATTCCAGTAATATTACTTCAGTATTACCTATTAAGAATAGAAACTTTAATATTTGGTTTTTATGTTCTGATAATGATCAGATTATTGGGTTTTTAAGTTTCGATGATATGGATAATGACGTAAAGTTTATAAAGTCATTTTATATAGTTCCAACATTCAGAAAACGTGGATACGCAAAATACTTTATAAACAACCTACACGAAAATTATTCTAAATTGGAATGTAGGATCAATCCAGGTATTAACATCATGTATAAATTAGTCAAATCTGTTGGAATGCGTGGAGAAAAATCCACCTTTTCTAAAATGCTATCACTAGACACTGAATCACATTAG
- a CDS encoding effector binding domain-containing protein, with translation MNYYERIQKSIDYIEINLENEIDLKEVAKEAFMSFSNFYRIFFALTGHGVKEYIRKRRISLASEDVLLNKETIMSIAVKYGFSSSDTFSKAFKNIVGCNPTTFMKDSLEYRFDKIDVLDKYYEIQDENFLDKYTDIKVLKKMEPIKVACFEYYGNNPESNAFKVLLDWAKNNNIISENNKYRLFGYDTTECKAGSSEYGYEACITIDEDFNTDDSPVKIKDLSGGMYAVTTVGVEDISKAWARFKSWVKISKYEFGTHQWLEEHMEGFNEDFNYEVELFMPICEKSEYSIDIINDTNVAMCKVIGGENIAPFEAWETLLKWADSNGISNTSDKHKFLAHHNYNIKRKGLKRWYIAMVTIDSNMIINEKMIKKGEVTGGKFITCSTDFKRLPERWNKTIEWSGLRGERINPKVKWREEWQVENGKLFPEGNPNIKIYVPIKDGKNIE, from the coding sequence ATGAATTATTATGAACGTATACAAAAATCCATTGATTATATTGAGATAAATCTAGAAAATGAAATCGATTTAAAAGAGGTAGCAAAAGAAGCCTTTATGTCATTTTCAAATTTTTATAGGATATTCTTTGCGCTGACAGGTCATGGTGTTAAAGAGTATATTAGAAAAAGACGAATAAGTCTGGCTAGTGAAGATGTTTTATTAAACAAAGAAACTATAATGAGTATAGCAGTTAAATATGGGTTTTCAAGCAGCGATACTTTTTCAAAGGCATTTAAGAATATTGTTGGGTGTAATCCAACTACATTTATGAAGGATAGTTTGGAATATAGATTTGATAAAATTGATGTTTTGGACAAGTATTATGAAATCCAAGATGAAAACTTTCTGGATAAATATACTGATATTAAGGTGCTGAAAAAAATGGAGCCTATTAAAGTAGCTTGTTTTGAATACTACGGCAATAATCCTGAAAGTAATGCTTTTAAAGTTCTATTAGATTGGGCAAAAAATAATAATATAATTTCAGAGAATAACAAGTATAGACTTTTTGGATATGATACCACAGAGTGTAAAGCTGGTTCGAGTGAATATGGGTATGAAGCTTGCATTACCATAGATGAGGATTTTAATACGGATGATAGTCCTGTGAAGATAAAAGATTTAAGTGGAGGAATGTATGCAGTTACAACTGTAGGTGTAGAAGATATTTCAAAAGCATGGGCAAGATTTAAAAGTTGGGTAAAGATAAGTAAGTATGAGTTTGGCACCCATCAGTGGTTAGAAGAACACATGGAGGGTTTTAATGAAGATTTCAACTATGAAGTAGAATTATTTATGCCAATATGTGAGAAAAGTGAATATTCAATAGATATTATAAATGACACTAATGTTGCAATGTGTAAAGTCATTGGAGGAGAAAATATTGCACCCTTTGAAGCTTGGGAAACATTACTAAAATGGGCCGATTCTAATGGTATAAGTAATACATCTGATAAGCATAAATTCTTAGCTCATCACAATTATAACATAAAACGAAAAGGATTAAAGAGATGGTATATAGCTATGGTAACTATTGATAGCAATATGATTATTAATGAAAAAATGATAAAAAAGGGAGAGGTGACTGGAGGAAAGTTTATAACATGCAGCACAGACTTCAAAAGACTTCCTGAAAGGTGGAATAAAACTATTGAATGGTCTGGACTAAGAGGAGAACGTATAAATCCAAAGGTTAAATGGCGTGAGGAATGGCAAGTTGAAAATGGAAAGTTATTTCCTGAAGGCAATCCTAACATAAAAATTTATGTACCTATAAAAGATGGAAAAAACATTGAATGA
- a CDS encoding leucine-rich repeat protein, producing MKKIFIILFVCLFSTTIVGCNNSPKITFNSNGGTKVSSITQEYNTQVTKPTDPTKKGYIFGGWYKDSDLTREYTFTTMPRKKITLYAKWLSSEGLSYTSLENNTCAVSSFGSYPYIYIPKDFNGCLVTKIDTYRVSFFLKSIDVDVDNPIFSSIDGVLFNKDQTKIIVYPIGKTEKTYSIPNSVKIVGDSAFLLAESLKSISIPNSVTTIEDEAFRLTSLTSLSIPASVTTIGDSAFIHINSLKSINVDVDNPVFSSDKGVLFNKNQATIIFYPEGKSETTYTIPDSVTTIGDSAFLGAKSLKSITIPKSVIKLGSMAFKGASSLTTVIFEKGSQLTTIGDSAFLEAKSLTTITIPNSVITIGDSVFSGATSLTTIKIPNSVTTIGELAFSGAINLETVTFEEGSHLISIGVGTFHKATSLKSVTIPDGVIEIGDWAFKEATSLTYITIPDSVTKIGYWAFKEATSLTNITIPDGLIEIDYGAFEGAKSLVNVTIPASVTTIERNPFVGTSSLESIKVDDDNPEYCSKDGILFSKNQAIIIKYPERKNESIYIIPDSVLTIGPNAFSGVKMLREIIIPKSVTIIDSSAFKDATSLTKITIPNSVTTIGDNAFFRATSLTTVTFEEGSHLTTIGEGAFYGASSLESIFITAPTPPSIINFGVTNKYVKIYVPSDYVNDYRKSWSQYFDSIFPIDN from the coding sequence ATGAAAAAAATATTTATAATTCTTTTTGTTTGTTTATTCTCTACTACTATTGTTGGATGTAATAATTCACCTAAAATAACATTTAATAGTAACGGTGGAACAAAAGTATCATCAATAACTCAAGAATATAATACACAAGTAACAAAACCAACTGACCCAACTAAAAAAGGATATATTTTTGGCGGTTGGTACAAAGATAGTGATTTAACACGAGAATATACATTTACAACTATGCCTAGAAAAAAAATCACTTTATATGCTAAATGGCTTTCATCTGAAGGATTGAGTTATACTTCATTGGAAAATAATACATGTGCAGTAAGTAGTTTTGGTTCATATCCTTATATTTATATTCCCAAAGATTTTAATGGGTGTTTAGTTACAAAAATTGATACATATAGAGTATCATTCTTTTTAAAAAGTATTGATGTTGATGTTGATAATCCTATATTTAGTTCTATCGATGGGGTTTTATTCAATAAAGATCAAACAAAAATTATTGTGTACCCAATAGGAAAAACTGAAAAAACTTACTCCATACCTAATAGTGTAAAAATCGTAGGTGATTCTGCATTTCTATTAGCTGAAAGTTTAAAAAGTATATCAATACCAAATAGTGTTACAACCATAGAAGATGAAGCATTTAGGTTGACAAGTTTAACAAGCTTATCAATTCCAGCTAGTGTAACGACAATAGGTGATTCTGCATTTATACATATAAACAGTTTAAAAAGTATAAATGTTGATGTTGATAATCCAGTATTTAGTTCTGATAAAGGAGTTTTATTTAATAAAAATCAAGCAACAATTATATTTTATCCAGAAGGAAAAAGTGAAACAACTTATACAATTCCTGATAGTGTAACAACCATAGGTGATTCTGCGTTTTTAGGAGCAAAAAGTTTAAAAAGTATAACAATACCAAAAAGTGTGATAAAATTAGGTTCAATGGCATTTAAAGGTGCATCAAGTTTAACAACAGTAATATTTGAGAAAGGTAGTCAATTAACAACTATTGGTGATTCTGCGTTTTTAGAAGCAAAGAGTTTAACAACTATAACAATACCAAATAGTGTAATAACCATAGGTGATTCTGTGTTTTCGGGAGCAACAAGTTTAACAACCATTAAAATACCAAATAGTGTAACAACCATAGGAGAGCTTGCATTTTCAGGAGCAATAAATTTAGAAACAGTTACATTTGAAGAAGGTAGTCATTTAATCTCAATAGGAGTAGGTACATTTCATAAAGCCACAAGTTTAAAAAGTGTAACAATTCCAGATGGTGTTATAGAGATAGGAGATTGGGCTTTTAAAGAAGCCACAAGTTTAACTTATATTACGATTCCAGATAGTGTAACGAAGATAGGTTACTGGGCTTTCAAAGAAGCCACGAGTTTAACTAACATAACAATTCCAGATGGTTTAATAGAGATAGATTATGGGGCTTTTGAAGGAGCTAAAAGTTTAGTAAATGTAACAATTCCAGCTAGTGTAACAACAATAGAAAGAAACCCCTTTGTTGGAACATCAAGTTTAGAAAGTATAAAAGTAGATGATGATAATCCTGAATATTGTTCAAAAGACGGTATTTTATTTAGTAAAAATCAAGCAATTATTATTAAATATCCAGAAAGAAAAAATGAATCTATTTATATCATTCCAGATAGTGTGTTAACAATAGGTCCTAATGCATTTTCAGGAGTTAAAATGTTAAGAGAAATAATTATACCAAAAAGTGTTACAATAATTGATAGTTCTGCATTTAAGGATGCAACAAGTTTAACAAAGATAACAATACCAAACAGTGTAACAACTATAGGAGACAATGCTTTTTTTAGAGCTACAAGTTTAACGACAGTAACGTTTGAAGAAGGTAGTCATTTAACCACAATAGGAGAAGGTGCATTTTATGGGGCATCAAGTTTAGAAAGTATTTTTATAACTGCTCCAACGCCACCTTCTATAATAAATTTTGGAGTTACTAATAAATATGTGAAAATATATGTTCCATCTGATTATGTTAATGATTACCGAAAATCATGGTCGCAATATTTCGATAGTATTTTTCCAATTGATAATTAA
- a CDS encoding leucine-rich repeat protein, with amino-acid sequence MRKILIILFVCFLSTILFGCNDSTINQYKITFNSNGGTEVPSIIQNYNTQVTKPTDPTKTGYTFMGWYSDSNLTTNYNFTTMPKENITLYAKWLVFSDEGLSYIPLEDNTCSVSGYSGTTPNVIIPRVHNECLVTRISDNVFKGVTSLKRVIIPNSVTTIGYSAFLGATSLTTVIFEEGSQLTTIGYRAFYIATSLTNITVPDSVTIIEPLAFEGATSLTTVIFEEDSQLTTIGEHVFNGTSIISITIPKNVTKIGSGAFTVRSFTNIVVDVDNPMFSSIDGVLFNKDQTLLISYPASKKEITYTIPDSVTEIGFCAFLNAKNLTNIIIPNSVTEIGGKAFSRTDSLTSITIPNSVTTIGDNAFFLTTSLGTVIFEEDSQLTTIGDYVFEEATSLRSITIPNSVTTMGNYAFIGAKNLTTVIFEEGSQLTTLGITVFSSTSLTSIIITANTPPSIDTFINPNYSNLLGVSNSNLKIYVPSDYVDDYKEAWPCYDSNIYPISS; translated from the coding sequence ATGAGAAAAATATTGATAATTCTTTTTGTATGTTTTTTATCTACTATTCTTTTTGGATGTAACGATTCGACTATCAATCAATATAAAATAACATTTAATAGTAATGGGGGAACAGAAGTACCATCAATAATTCAAAACTATAACACACAAGTAACAAAACCAACTGACCCAACTAAAACAGGGTATACTTTTATGGGGTGGTATAGTGATAGTAACTTAACAACAAATTATAATTTTACAACAATGCCTAAAGAAAATATTACATTATATGCGAAATGGTTAGTATTTTCTGATGAAGGTTTGAGTTATATCCCTTTAGAAGATAATACTTGTTCAGTAAGTGGATATAGTGGGACAACTCCTAATGTTATAATTCCTAGAGTTCACAATGAGTGTTTAGTTACAAGAATAAGTGATAATGTGTTTAAGGGAGTAACAAGTTTAAAAAGAGTAATTATCCCAAATAGTGTAACAACCATAGGTTATTCTGCGTTTTTAGGAGCAACAAGTTTAACGACAGTGATATTTGAAGAAGGTAGTCAATTAACAACTATAGGATATAGAGCATTTTATATCGCAACAAGCTTAACAAATATAACAGTTCCAGATAGTGTAACAATAATTGAACCACTAGCATTTGAAGGAGCAACAAGTTTAACAACAGTAATATTTGAAGAAGATAGTCAATTAACTACAATAGGAGAACATGTTTTTAATGGAACAAGTATAATAAGTATAACAATTCCTAAAAATGTGACAAAAATAGGATCTGGAGCATTTACAGTAAGAAGTTTTACAAATATTGTTGTTGATGTTGATAATCCTATGTTTAGTTCTATCGATGGGGTTTTATTCAATAAAGATCAAACATTACTTATCAGTTATCCAGCAAGTAAAAAAGAAATTACTTATACAATTCCAGACAGTGTAACAGAAATAGGTTTTTGTGCATTTCTTAATGCAAAAAATTTAACAAATATAATAATTCCAAACAGTGTAACAGAAATAGGTGGAAAGGCATTTTCAAGAACAGATAGTTTAACAAGTATAACAATACCAAACAGTGTAACAACTATAGGAGACAATGCTTTTTTCTTAACTACAAGTTTAGGGACCGTAATATTTGAAGAAGATAGTCAATTAACGACTATAGGTGATTATGTATTTGAAGAAGCAACAAGTTTAAGAAGTATAACAATCCCAAATAGTGTAACAACCATGGGTAATTATGCATTTATTGGAGCAAAAAATTTAACCACCGTAATATTTGAAGAAGGTAGCCAATTAACAACATTAGGAATTACAGTATTTAGTTCAACAAGTTTAACAAGTATTATAATAACAGCTAATACACCACCATCAATTGATACTTTTATCAATCCTAATTATAGTAATTTACTTGGAGTTTCGAATAGTAATTTAAAAATCTATGTTCCATCTGATTATGTTGATGATTATAAAGAAGCATGGCCATGTTATGACAGTAATATTTACCCAATTAGTAGTTAA
- a CDS encoding IS3 family transposase, with protein MAEVSRSGYYNYHSEKSKKNRMKKEQNDKKRFKLIKEVFEVGKKKYGAKQIKMHLKENMNLKSIRRIMSKYGLVCKIRRKDPYKQMLKADQNHRVHKNHLNRNFDQQSPYKVLLTDITYIRYNNRFAYLSTILDGSTKELVAYKVSNNLKIDFVLDTVKELDNINLPENAIIHSDQGSHYTSPKFSKEVRSRNLLQSMSRRGNCWDNAPIESFFGHMKDYIDFSECKTLKDVELKIDDYMYYYNHQRYQWKLNKLTPIEFRNQLKAA; from the coding sequence GTGGCAGAAGTATCAAGAAGTGGTTACTATAACTACCATTCAGAAAAATCAAAGAAGAATAGAATGAAAAAGGAACAAAATGATAAGAAAAGATTTAAACTCATCAAGGAAGTATTTGAGGTTGGAAAGAAAAAGTATGGTGCTAAACAAATTAAGATGCATTTAAAGGAAAACATGAATTTGAAGTCCATTAGAAGAATTATGAGTAAATATGGTCTAGTATGTAAAATACGTAGAAAGGATCCTTATAAGCAGATGTTAAAAGCAGATCAAAACCATAGAGTACACAAGAATCATTTAAATAGAAACTTTGATCAGCAGTCTCCATATAAGGTGTTACTGACTGATATTACGTATATAAGGTATAATAATAGATTCGCATATTTATCTACCATATTAGATGGTAGTACGAAAGAATTAGTTGCTTATAAGGTATCAAATAATCTTAAAATTGACTTTGTATTGGATACAGTTAAAGAATTAGACAATATAAACTTACCCGAAAATGCCATTATACATTCGGACCAAGGAAGTCATTATACAAGTCCTAAATTCTCAAAAGAAGTGAGGTCAAGAAACTTACTTCAATCAATGTCTCGTAGAGGTAACTGTTGGGATAATGCACCTATAGAATCGTTCTTTGGCCATATGAAAGACTATATAGACTTTTCAGAATGTAAAACATTAAAAGATGTAGAACTAAAAATAGATGATTATATGTACTATTACAATCACCAAAGATATCAGTGGAAACTAAATAAGCTGACTCCTATTGAATTCAGGAATCAGCTTAAAGCAGCATAA